A part of Kryptolebias marmoratus isolate JLee-2015 linkage group LG8, ASM164957v2, whole genome shotgun sequence genomic DNA contains:
- the apex2 gene encoding DNA-(apurinic or apyrimidinic site) lyase 2 — protein MKVVTWNINGIRTLKGGIKRALDCLDADIVCVQETKVTRDLLDERTAIVDGYNSYFSYSRGRSGYSGVATYCKDSATPFGAEEGLTGLLTNHEGAVGCYGDLSDFSSEELQLLDNEGRAVVTQHKIMCQDKEQAVTVINVYCPRADPEKPERKRFKLQFYRLLQSRAEALLKDGSHVIILGDVNTSHRPIDHCDPADNEDFAENPGRKWLNAFLHSSKRDEAGPETDSEVTDPVQAGRFIDAFRYFHPTRTSAFTCWSTLTGARQTNYGTRIDYIFADRRLVAEQFAAADIMPEVEGSDHCPVWARLNCPLLPSSRPPPLCTRYLPEFAGKQQKLSRFLVKVEQKPTQLEQKNGLPGSQEEEEKRENLNPTAGGNISSKKRSLTSDSAVPKGKKTKTVNTSSKPQGNLLSFFKPKSTNVNQCEKATTATDQCLVTSTTAFDTEPVLDGSAELCTSSAAVETGKPAKTNNSSPQPAVGQSGVKKGASSGFWKSVLHGPPPPPCCKVHGEPCVLRTVKKEGPNVGKQFFVCGRPQGHASNPEARCNFFTWVDKGK, from the exons ATGAAAGTAGTTACCTGGAACATAAACGGAATTAGGACTTTAAAAGGCGGGATCAAACGGGCTCTTGATTGTCTGGACGCAGATATCGTCTGTGTTCAGGAGACAAAAGTGACAA GAGACCTGCTGGATGAAAGGACTGCCATTGTTGACGGCTACAACTCCTATTTCAGCTACAGTCGAGGACGCAGCGGCTATTCAG GGGTCGCCACTTACTGTAAGGACAGTGCCACTCCATTTGGAGCTGAGGAGGGTCTGACAGGTCTGCTGACCAACCATGAAGGAGCTGTTGGTTGCTACGGTGACCTGTCTGACTTTTCAAgtgaggagctgcagcttttaGACAACGAAGGACGAGCTGTCGTCACACAGCACAAAATAAT GTGTCAGGACAAAGAGCAGGCTGTTACTGTAATAAACGTTTACTGTCCACGGGCTGACCCTGAAAAACCCGAGCGAAAGCGCTTCAAGCTGCAGTTCTACAGACTGCTGCAGAGTCGGGCCGAAGCTTTGCTGAAAGATGGCAG CCATGTTATCATTCTAGGAGATGTGAATACATCTCATCGACCAATAGACCACTGTGACCCCGCTGATAAT GAGGATTTTGCTGAAAACCCTGGGAGAAAATGGCTGAATGCTTTTTTGCACAGCAGCAAGCGAGACGAAGCTGGACCTGAAACAGACTCGGAGGTAACAGACCCTGTCCAAGCAGGGAGGTTTATCGACGCCTTTCGGTATTTCCACCCAACTCGCACCAGCGCCTTCACGTGTTGGTCCACTCTCACTGGAGCCCGGCAGACCAACTACGGCACGCGCATCGACTACATATTCGCGGACCGCCGGCTCGTCGCGGAACAGTTTGCGGCGGCAGACATCATGCCGGAGGTGGAGGGGTCGGACCACTGTCCCGTTTGGGCACGACTGAACTGCCCTCTCCTTCCCAGCTCCAGGCCTCCTCCCCTCTGTACTCGCTACCTGCCGGAGTTCGCCGGCAAGCAACAGAAACTCTCACGCTTCCTCGTTAAGGTGGAGCAAAAGCCGACTCAGCTTGAGCAGAAGAATGGCTTACCTGGCTCtcaagaagaggaggaaaagagggaGAACTTAAACCCAACTGCAGGGGGTAACATCTCTAGTAAAAAACGGTCCTTAACTTCAGACTCTGCTGTCCCAAAGgggaaaaagactaaaacagtAAATACCTCCTCAAAGCCACAAGGCAACCTTCTTTCGTTCTTCAAACCCAAATCCACAAATGTTAACCAGTGTGAAAAAGCGACCACGGCTACTGATCAGTGTTTAGTCACGAGCACCACAGCTTTTGACACCGAACCTGTTTTGGACGGTTCAGCTGAGCTGTGCACCAGCAGCGCCGCAGTGGAAACAGGTAAACCAGCGAAGACAAACAATTCAAGCCCCCAGCCCGCTGTGGGACAGTCAGGTGTAAAGAAGGGAGCATCATCGGGGTTTTGGAAGTCCGTGCTTCATGgtccacccccacccccgtGCTGTAAGGTCCACGGGGAGCCCTGTGTGCTCCGTACCGTGAAAAAGGAGGGGCCGAACGTTGGCAAACAGTTCTTTGTGTGCGGCCGTCCTCAGGGACACGCCTCCAACCCCGAGGCCCGATGTAATTTCTTCACGTGGGTCGACAAGGGAAAGTGa
- the zgc:162200 gene encoding protein bicaudal D homolog 2 isoform X2, translated as MLEADADPAGEEGEGEAGMGGRDLKAEVMRLTLELQEATEEKLQAARYGLVVLEESAALKTKHRHLEEEHETLKLELQQLKEAFADSVSSQKRAAADGECREESLLQETASKEAAMATRMEEVQAELKQARLALSNTHAEIDRLGVLSTQLKKECECLEAEKGHLRDEMKEYKVRELRQLQDNSELEEENISLQKQVSVLKENQVEFESIKLELSQKNEEKDELRAQLEEAARLREISERQLDEALEALKEEREQKNSLRRELSALTLNPFDSVGNLELHLDQLDDTQEEGQGGEGDGEEENQDGGHNNGSGSAQSGGSKSNGLVHRYSTPRNSDVFLRAPASGLVSDLLSELHFSDSQKLKQQLLQTERDKSSLASKVEELQMQLMMSKQALSQQEDKVGSLTQQLEAVQSTQHQNQETAVKQETETGDDSAIFDYEVDTRSKEVLEARMRAASEELLKLRDELSQAGARYNALESKYKQEKDRWRTEAQELADKIRQCIKSSKQDQERIGELEKEIGVTRKVATDSEGHLSVAQEELLAFSEELSNLYHHICVCNNLTPKRVTLDYYRDGARASGGAGGGRRSHHIFSQHNSQKKPRANDSFISKASALQFMGEVDSAGVSGDALSCPGSPTLDFRDPSNVSNLVAVIRCQIKHLRVAVDLCRQKGVMPYSGLSSSAESERDTESLMEEVLKLKSLLSTKREQIATLRTVLKANKQTAELALSNLKTKYETEKSMVSETMMKLRNELKGLKEDAATFSSLRVMFASSAETLLPLLQHPSSL; from the exons ATGCTGGAGGCCGATGCGGACCCGGCGGGCGAGGAAGGAGAGGGGGAGGCAGGCATGGGGGGCAGAGACTTGAAGGCGGAGGTGATGCGGCTGACTCTGGAGCTCCAAGAGGCCACGGAGGAAAAGCTACAGGCAGCCCGCTACGGCCTGGTCGTGCTGGAGGAGAGTGCCGCCCTTAAGACGAAGCACAGGCACCTGGAAGAGGAGCACGAGACCCTAAAACTGGAGCTACAGCAGCTCAAGGAG GCTTTTGCAGATTCTGTGAGCAGCCAGAAGCGTGCGGCTGCTGATGGAGAGTGTCGGGAAGAGAGTCTTCTGCAGGAGACGGCCTCTAAAGAGGCTGCCATGGCAACAAGGATGGAGGAAGTTCAGGCAGAGCTCAAACAAGCACGCCTTGCTCTGAGCAATACCCACGCAGAGATTGATAGGCTGGGGGTGCTCTCCACGCAGCTCAAGAAG GAGTGTGAGTGTCTGGAGGCGGAGAAGGGCCATCTGAGGGACGAAATGAAGGAATACAAAGTACGTGAGCTGCGCCAGCTGCAGGACAACAGTGAGCTGGAAGAAGAGAACATATCTTTGCAGAAACAGGTGTCTGTGCTTAAGGAAAACCAG GTTGAGTTTGAATCAATAAAGCTTGAGCTGTCTCAGAAGAACGAGGAGAAAGACGAGTTGCGAGCACAGCTGGAAGAGGCAGCGAGGCTGCGGGAGATCTCAGAGAGGCAGCTGGACGAGGCTCTCGAAGCCCTGAAGGAGGAACGGGAGCAGAAGAACAGCCTGCGGCGAGAGCTCTCTGCCTTGACCCTTAACCCCTTTGATTCTGTGGGGAACCTGGAGCTCCACTTGGATCAGCTGGATGACACCCAGGAGGAGGGCCAGGGTGGAGAAGGCGACGGCGAGGAGGAGAACCAGGACGGCGGCCACAATAACGGTTCGGGTTCTGCGCAGTCAGGTGGCTCCAAAAGCAACGGCCTCGTCCATCGTTACTCCACTCCGCGCAACAGCGACGTGTTCCTGCGTGCTCCGGCTTCAGGGCTGGTGTCGGACCTGCTGAGTGAGCTCCACTTTTCAGACAGTCAgaaactgaagcagcagcttctgcag acagaaagagaTAAATCCAGTCTGGCTAGTaaggtggaggagctgcagatgcAGCTGATGATGTCCAAACAGGCACTCAGTCAGCAGGAAGACAAGGTTGGCTCTCTGACGCAACAGCTGGAAGCCGTGCAAAGTACCCAGCATCAAAACCAAGAAACTGCGGTCAAACAAGAGACTGAGACTGGAGATGACAGTGCAATCTTCGACTATGAGGTCGACACCAGGAGCAAGGAGGTGCTGGAGGCCCGAATGCGCGCAGCTAGTGAAGAGCTCCTGAAGCTGCGGGATGAACTGTCTCAGGCAGGAGCTCGTTACAACGCCCTGGAGTCGAAATACAAGCAGGAGAAGGACCGCTGGAGGACCGAGGCCCAGGAGCTGGCAGACAAGATCCGTCAGTGTATCAAGTCCAGCAAGCAGGATCAGGAGCGCATCGGCGAGCTCGAGAAGGAGATCGGAGTCACGCGGAAAGTGGCGACTGATTCTGAAGGGCACCTGAGCGTTGCCCAGGAAGAGCTCCTGGCCTTCTCCGAGGAGCTGTCCAACCTCTACCACCACATCTGCGTGTGCAACAACCTAACACCGAAACGGGTCACCTTGGACTATTACCGCGACGGCGCCAGGGCAAGCGGCGGTGCAGGAGGTGGGCGAAGATCACACCACATCTTCTCCCAGCACAACTCCCAGAAGAAGCCTCGAGCCAATGACTCGTTCATCTCCAAAGCCTCGGCGCTGCAGTTCATGGGGGAGGTGGACAGCGCAGGAGTCTCTGGAGACGCTCTTTCTTGCCCCGGATCCCCCACGCTGGATTTCAGGGACCCCTCCAATGTGTCCAACTTGGTCGCTGTCATCCGTTGCCAGATCAAGCACCTCAGG GTGGCCGTGGACCTGTGCCGTCAGAAGGGCGTGATGCCGTACTCGGGGCTCAGCAGCAGCGCCGAGTCAGAGCGGGACACTGAAAGCCTGATGGAGGAAGTTCTAAAACTCAAATCTCTCCTCAGCACAAAGAGAGAACAGATTGCTACTCTGAGAACTGTCCTCAAGGCTAACAAACAG ACGGCTGAATTGGCTCTGTCCAATTTGAAGACCAAGTATGAGACAGAGAAGAGCATGGTGTCAGAGACCATGATGAAACTGCGAAATGAGCTCAAAGGCTTGAAGGAGGACGCTGCCACCTTCTCGTCACTCCGAGTCATGTTTGCCAGCAG CGCTGAAACACTCCTCCCATTACTCCAACACCCCTCTTCTCTCTAA
- the zgc:162200 gene encoding protein bicaudal D homolog 2 isoform X1 codes for MLEADADPAGEEGEGEAGMGGRDLKAEVMRLTLELQEATEEKLQAARYGLVVLEESAALKTKHRHLEEEHETLKLELQQLKEAFADSVSSQKRAAADGECREESLLQETASKEAAMATRMEEVQAELKQARLALSNTHAEIDRLGVLSTQLKKECECLEAEKGHLRDEMKEYKVRELRQLQDNSELEEENISLQKQVSVLKENQVEFESIKLELSQKNEEKDELRAQLEEAARLREISERQLDEALEALKEEREQKNSLRRELSALTLNPFDSVGNLELHLDQLDDTQEEGQGGEGDGEEENQDGGHNNGSGSAQSGGSKSNGLVHRYSTPRNSDVFLRAPASGLVSDLLSELHFSDSQKLKQQLLQTERDKSSLASKVEELQMQLMMSKQALSQQEDKVGSLTQQLEAVQSTQHQNQETAVKQETETGDDSAIFDYEVDTRSKEVLEARMRAASEELLKLRDELSQAGARYNALESKYKQEKDRWRTEAQELADKIRQCIKSSKQDQERIGELEKEIGVTRKVATDSEGHLSVAQEELLAFSEELSNLYHHICVCNNLTPKRVTLDYYRDGARASGGAGGGRRSHHIFSQHNSQKKPRANDSFISKASALQFMGEVDSAGVSGDALSCPGSPTLDFRDPSNVSNLVAVIRCQIKHLRVAVDLCRQKGVMPYSGLSSSAESERDTESLMEEVLKLKSLLSTKREQIATLRTVLKANKQTAELALSNLKTKYETEKSMVSETMMKLRNELKGLKEDAATFSSLRVMFASRCDQYITQLDEMQRQLAAAEDEKKTLNSLLRMAIQQKLALTQRLEDLEAPQYPHSLNSSPRRSRAKELATKSGRAPRSPRSSPARPQLRSSSRASPVLGTSVPASATRHLRSLTQSLNTSPR; via the exons ATGCTGGAGGCCGATGCGGACCCGGCGGGCGAGGAAGGAGAGGGGGAGGCAGGCATGGGGGGCAGAGACTTGAAGGCGGAGGTGATGCGGCTGACTCTGGAGCTCCAAGAGGCCACGGAGGAAAAGCTACAGGCAGCCCGCTACGGCCTGGTCGTGCTGGAGGAGAGTGCCGCCCTTAAGACGAAGCACAGGCACCTGGAAGAGGAGCACGAGACCCTAAAACTGGAGCTACAGCAGCTCAAGGAG GCTTTTGCAGATTCTGTGAGCAGCCAGAAGCGTGCGGCTGCTGATGGAGAGTGTCGGGAAGAGAGTCTTCTGCAGGAGACGGCCTCTAAAGAGGCTGCCATGGCAACAAGGATGGAGGAAGTTCAGGCAGAGCTCAAACAAGCACGCCTTGCTCTGAGCAATACCCACGCAGAGATTGATAGGCTGGGGGTGCTCTCCACGCAGCTCAAGAAG GAGTGTGAGTGTCTGGAGGCGGAGAAGGGCCATCTGAGGGACGAAATGAAGGAATACAAAGTACGTGAGCTGCGCCAGCTGCAGGACAACAGTGAGCTGGAAGAAGAGAACATATCTTTGCAGAAACAGGTGTCTGTGCTTAAGGAAAACCAG GTTGAGTTTGAATCAATAAAGCTTGAGCTGTCTCAGAAGAACGAGGAGAAAGACGAGTTGCGAGCACAGCTGGAAGAGGCAGCGAGGCTGCGGGAGATCTCAGAGAGGCAGCTGGACGAGGCTCTCGAAGCCCTGAAGGAGGAACGGGAGCAGAAGAACAGCCTGCGGCGAGAGCTCTCTGCCTTGACCCTTAACCCCTTTGATTCTGTGGGGAACCTGGAGCTCCACTTGGATCAGCTGGATGACACCCAGGAGGAGGGCCAGGGTGGAGAAGGCGACGGCGAGGAGGAGAACCAGGACGGCGGCCACAATAACGGTTCGGGTTCTGCGCAGTCAGGTGGCTCCAAAAGCAACGGCCTCGTCCATCGTTACTCCACTCCGCGCAACAGCGACGTGTTCCTGCGTGCTCCGGCTTCAGGGCTGGTGTCGGACCTGCTGAGTGAGCTCCACTTTTCAGACAGTCAgaaactgaagcagcagcttctgcag acagaaagagaTAAATCCAGTCTGGCTAGTaaggtggaggagctgcagatgcAGCTGATGATGTCCAAACAGGCACTCAGTCAGCAGGAAGACAAGGTTGGCTCTCTGACGCAACAGCTGGAAGCCGTGCAAAGTACCCAGCATCAAAACCAAGAAACTGCGGTCAAACAAGAGACTGAGACTGGAGATGACAGTGCAATCTTCGACTATGAGGTCGACACCAGGAGCAAGGAGGTGCTGGAGGCCCGAATGCGCGCAGCTAGTGAAGAGCTCCTGAAGCTGCGGGATGAACTGTCTCAGGCAGGAGCTCGTTACAACGCCCTGGAGTCGAAATACAAGCAGGAGAAGGACCGCTGGAGGACCGAGGCCCAGGAGCTGGCAGACAAGATCCGTCAGTGTATCAAGTCCAGCAAGCAGGATCAGGAGCGCATCGGCGAGCTCGAGAAGGAGATCGGAGTCACGCGGAAAGTGGCGACTGATTCTGAAGGGCACCTGAGCGTTGCCCAGGAAGAGCTCCTGGCCTTCTCCGAGGAGCTGTCCAACCTCTACCACCACATCTGCGTGTGCAACAACCTAACACCGAAACGGGTCACCTTGGACTATTACCGCGACGGCGCCAGGGCAAGCGGCGGTGCAGGAGGTGGGCGAAGATCACACCACATCTTCTCCCAGCACAACTCCCAGAAGAAGCCTCGAGCCAATGACTCGTTCATCTCCAAAGCCTCGGCGCTGCAGTTCATGGGGGAGGTGGACAGCGCAGGAGTCTCTGGAGACGCTCTTTCTTGCCCCGGATCCCCCACGCTGGATTTCAGGGACCCCTCCAATGTGTCCAACTTGGTCGCTGTCATCCGTTGCCAGATCAAGCACCTCAGG GTGGCCGTGGACCTGTGCCGTCAGAAGGGCGTGATGCCGTACTCGGGGCTCAGCAGCAGCGCCGAGTCAGAGCGGGACACTGAAAGCCTGATGGAGGAAGTTCTAAAACTCAAATCTCTCCTCAGCACAAAGAGAGAACAGATTGCTACTCTGAGAACTGTCCTCAAGGCTAACAAACAG ACGGCTGAATTGGCTCTGTCCAATTTGAAGACCAAGTATGAGACAGAGAAGAGCATGGTGTCAGAGACCATGATGAAACTGCGAAATGAGCTCAAAGGCTTGAAGGAGGACGCTGCCACCTTCTCGTCACTCCGAGTCATGTTTGCCAGCAG GTGTGACCAGTACATCACCCAGCTGGATGAGATGCAGAGGCAGCTCGCAGCTGCGGAGGACGAGAAGAAGACCCTGAACTCTCTGCTGCGTATGGCCATCCAGCAGAAACTGGCTCTTACTCAGCGTTTGGAGGACCTGGAAGCGCCCCAGTATCCACACAGCCTGAACAGCAGCCCCCGCCGCTCCCGGGCCAAAGAGCTCGCCACCAAGTCGGGCCGGGCCCCTCGGAGCCCCCGCAGCAGCCCTGCCCGGCCCCAGCTAAGAAGCAGCTCGCGAGCTAGCCCCGTTCTCGGCACCAGCGTCCCCGCCTCGGCCACGCGCCACCTGCGATCCCTGACTCAAAGCCTCAACACAAGCCCT CGCTGA
- the LOC108231907 gene encoding sodium-coupled neutral amino acid transporter 3, whose protein sequence is MELEKMNGHCKDEGFDGVEAMAEHEEFLPHKQGTKKEVHFTDFVGKTSFGMSIFNLSNAIMGSGILGLAFAMANTGIILFLVLLVCIAVLSAYSIHLLLRSAGVVGIRAYEQLGNRAFGPPGKMLAACIITVHNIGAMSSYLFIVKSELPLVIQAFLGKTEITQEWFLNGNYLIIIVSVVVILPLALMRRLGYLGYTSGFSLTCMVFFLISVIYKKFNIPCPLHDTSNSTSPAVSNISDHNEANFTCEAKLLNINTETAYTIPILAFAFVCHPEVLPIYTELRNATKKRMQTVANISILAMFVMYLLTAIFGYLTFYSGVEEELLHTYAKVDPLNSLTLCVRLSVLVAVTLTVPVVLFPIRRALLQIFFSGKPFHWARHIIIALCLIFFVDLLVIFVPSIKDIFGFIGATSAPSLIFILPAIFYIRIVPEDQEPIKSRPKIQAICFAALGFIFMIMSLSFIIIGWATGKSHSGGH, encoded by the exons ATGGAGCTCGAGAAGATGAACGGCCACTGCAAAGATGAAGG GTTTGATGGGGTTGAAGCCATGGCAGAACACGAGGAGTTTCTCCCTCATAAACAGGGAACAAAGAAAGAAGTTCACTTTACAGAT TTTGTGGGAAAGACCTCATTTGGCATGTCCATCTTTAACCTCAGTAACGCCATCATGGGCAGTGGAATTCTGGGACTGGCTTTTGCCATGGCCAACACCGGAATCATTCTCTTCCT AGTCCTGTTAGTGTGCATTGCTGTCCTGTCTGCATATTCAATCCACCTCCTGCTCAGAAGTGCTGGAGTTGTTG gtaTCCGTGCGTATGAGCAGCTTGGGAATCGTGCTTTTGGCCCCCCAGGAAAAATGCTGGCCGCCTGCATCATAACTGTGCACAACATTGGAG caATGTCCAGTTACCTCTTCATTGTAAAGTCAGAGCTCCCGCTGGTTATTCAGGCCTTCCTCGGTAAAACCGAAATCACACA AGAGTGGTTCTTGAATGGAAACTACTTGATCATCATTGTTAGTGTTGTCGTCATTCTTCCGCTAGCACTCATGAGACGGCTCG GTTACCTCGGCTACACGAGTGGCTTCTCTCTCACCTGTATGGTCTTTTTCCTCATTTCG GTCATTTACAAGAAATTCAACATCCCGTGTCCGCTTCATGACACATCAAATAGCACAAGTCCTGCAGTTAGCAACATCTCTGACCATAACGAGGCAAATTTCACCTGTGAGGCCAAACTGCTTAATATTAACACAGag ACGGCGTACACCATCCCAATCCTGGCTTTTGCCTTCGTCTGCCACCCAGAGGTGCTGCCAATCTACACTGAGCTGCGAAA TGCCACCAAGAAGCGCATGCAGACGGTTGCCAACATCTCCATCCTGGCCATGTTTGTCATGTACCTGCTGACTGCTATTTTTGGTTACCTCACATTCTACA GTGGTGTGGAGGAGGAACTGTTACACACCTACGCTAAGGTGGACCCTCTGAACTCCCTGACTCTCTGTGTGCGTCTGTCCGTGCTGGTGGCCGTCACTCTGACTGTACCTGTGGTTCTTTTCCCG ATCCGCAGGGCCTTGCTTCAGATCTTCTTCTCTGGAAAGCCTTTCCACTGGGCCAGACACATCATCATTGCACTCTGTCTGATCTTTTTTGTTGACCTGCTGGTTATATTTGTTCCTTCCATCAAAGACATCTTTGGGTTCATCG GAGCCACATCTGCACCCAGTCTCATTTTCATCCTTCCTGCAATCTTCTACATCCGAATTGTTCCTGAAGACCAGGAACCTATAAAGTCAAGACCCAAAATTCAG GCCATATGCTTTGCTGCATTAGGATTCATCTTCATGATCATGAGCCTGTCATTTATCATCATCGGCTGGGCCACTGGAAAGTCTCACAGTGGAGGACACTAG